GCCGATCAGATCGCCCGGATCCACGCCCAGAATCCGAGCGGCAGCTTCGTTGACGGTCGCCACCCGGCCCGAGCGGTCGAAGCTCACCACTCCGGACCCCACATGCCGAATGATCGCCTCGATGTACTCCCGGCGTTCTCGATCGCGCGCTTCGGAAGTGGCCAGCCTGCGGCTCATTGCGTTGAACGAATCGATCAGCCGACCGATCTCTCCGCCCGCTCTCGTCGCGATTCGATGCCCCAGTTCCCCGCCACCGACGCGTTCCGCGCCCGCCGTCAGCGCGGCTATCGGACGGGTCAGCCGACCGGCCAGCAGCACGGCCGCGAGGATCGCCGCAGCGAGCACAAAGAGGCAGAGAAAGTAGATGCCGGAAAGCACTCGCGTGGCCCCCGGATCCAGCCCGGCCCCCGGAAAAGGACTGAGCGCGACGATCATCCCTGCCGGCTGGTTGGTCTCATCCGGGAGCGGGCCGCAGCTCTCCAGAAAGGCCCCCGCACCCACACGCCTCTCGACCAGTGTCGTTCGCGCGCCTTCCAGTTCGATCGCGACGAAAGCGGGGGCGTCCACCAGATCGCTCAGGATCTCGGACTGGTAAAGCCCCGGCCGGGATGTCGCCGCCAGACGACCTCCGGCAAAGAAACTGAGCGGCGAACCGACCCGTCGCTCCAACTCCGAAACCAGCGTGTCATCCACACGCCGAAACGCCAGCACGGCCCCGGTTCGTGGCACGCCCGCGGGGTCCGAAGGTGCCAGCGGGATCGAGGCGCACGCAAAGAGCTGTGTGCCCTCCCGGCGAAAATAGCCCGGGTAGGTCGCGCCCGGCGCGCCGCCCACCGGCAGCAGGGGAACCCCGGCTTCTCCGCCGGGACTCAGAGCCACCACGCGTCCGTCGGCATCCACGACCACCAGCGCGTCCGCGGACGCCGGAGAGGGAATCTCCACCGGCTCCGGCCCGCCCCCCGGTTCCTCCACCAGCCGCCGCACCTCCTCGGAGCGCGCGGCATTCCGGGCGGCATCCGAGAGACGCCGAGAGAGAATCTCCCGTGCGACGCGCAAGTTGCCTTCCAGCACGGAGCGAAACTCCTTGCGCCGCTCCTGCACGAACAGCTCCCGCCCCGCGAATCCCAGGAGCACGGTCGGCAGGAGGGACACCAGGAGGAACCCGGCGATCACCCGCTCGCGGAAGCCCGGCCGGGGAATGTCCATCCACGGAATCCGGTTCGGGGCGACCCACGATCCGAGCATCGCCACGAGAACCAGCACCGCCGCCAGCACGAGGGTCGCCAGAACGACCCGCGCGAGAAGATAGGCTCCCGACACCACCCCCGCGCGACGCAACCCGTACGCCAGATACCCCACGGTACGATGGCCATCGTGCTCCCGAACGCAGTAGACATCGTACAGCGCTCCCCCGATCCGGCGCTCCACCCAGCGCCCGCCTGCACCGGGGTCGTTCAGCGCTTCGGCAATCACCGACGGCACACGATTCCCAAGCCCGCCCTCCGGGTCGGTGGACGCCACGAGAACATCGCCCCGGTAGCGATCGATTCGATCGGGCACCTGACGGGCGAAGCGCAGGAAATCCTCTCCGGCCGGAATGCTCCCGAAGACGCGTGCCAGCCGACGCCCGGACTCCTCTTCCGGCCGGAGATCGTCGTGGAACGCCAGCTGCACTTCGACCGAACCGCGAACCGCCTCCCCGTCCAGCACGGGGATCTCTCCGAAATAGAGGTCCACGCGGGCACCCTCGACTTCCGTTCGACGGAATCGACGCCTCTCCTCCCCCCCGGTCATTCCCGAGCCGGTCCCTGCCGCCAGCTCTTCGGGAAAGTCGAGGCGGAACGCGCTGAACGCACTCCCCGATGCATCCCGAATCCGAACGGAGCAGCCCGCGCCCGCCCTCGGAAGAGGACTCCCGGCCCAGAGCATGAAGGCCAGGTTGCCCTCTTCAAACCGGGACTCCCCGTCCAGCGCGTCACGCAGAAGCCCGGACGACGCAAACTGCTCCAGCGCGCCCTCCAGCAGGAAGTGCCTCGTGGGGGACGGGCTCTCGGTGCCCTCCAGCGCGCGAAGTTCCACGAGTTCCCGTCGGCGATGCTCCACGCCTTCGCGAAGTGGAAGGAAGTTCGCCAATGCGGCCAGCACCGAAACCGCCAGGACCGATCCCGTGCCGGGCCGTTTCCAGCGCCTCCCAACCAGATGAAAGGCCGCCAGCACGACCAGCGCCGGAACGGGGCGCGCGAAGTCTCCCGCGGCAACCCGATCCGGAACGCCCATCTTCACCGCCGACGCCAGGAGCGCGGGAACCGCCAGCGCGATGACCCGGATTCGCGGAGGAATGGAGGACAGCAGCCCGGAGGCCGCAGTCAGCAGGATATCGCCCGCCATGAGGAACGCCGCGCCGCCGAGGAGCAGCCCCAGCTCCAGCGCAGCGACCGGAGGGGCGGCGAAAGGATCCAGTCCCTCGAAGAGGGAGGCGTTCGCGTTCCGGGTGATGTCCAGCACGCGAGTCCAGTGAAACCCGACCAGCGACCCCACGAATCCCGCCGCCGCAAGGCCCGGCAGACCGAGGAGGAAGGGGTGCGCGCGGGACGCGGAGGCGAGGCGGTCCTCCCGGGCAAGGAGGCGGCCCCGCACTTCACGCACGCTCAGGAACACGGCGGCCGCCGTGAGCACGAGATCCCCCGGAGAGCGAAGGAGCCCCCAGTAGCGGATGGACGCAAACCACCCGGGGTCGAATATGCCCGTCGGGTCCGCACGAGATGCGGAGGCGGTCCAGGTGAGGAGCGCCACCCGTGTGCCGGCCAGCAACGCCAACCGGGCGGCCATTCCCGGAAGCCCGGAGAACACGGATGTGGGCCTGCCGGGCGTGAAGCAGATCCAAAGGCGCATCGCCGCAAGGAGAAGCAGCGCGCCGAAGACCCAGGTCCGAAGAGAGCGTGCCCCGCCGAAGGTGTCCGCCGCCAGCGCCGCCTTGCGGAGTCCCGCCAGCGTGACGCGCCCGACCGGAGCCCCTCCTTCGCGCACAATGTCCACCACCGCCGACGCCGACTCCTCCCCCAC
This region of Gemmatimonadota bacterium genomic DNA includes:
- a CDS encoding ATP-binding protein, which translates into the protein MTPPEPRSRRHPFPLDLPLVAVGLLAVILQASLFTREAAFRASWEERAEAELTVSADRIVGLLREAGEAALLRIRDVGEDPDTHALLSAREELERTARRPVFLDLERQLPVRRGREGVTVYDATGHPRAWSGWAPTATTTLPARPPSSRAVVRIRPGHIYTLLEAIRPIPGEDGPRGYVVFQKPLRVLFPLSNRYLRTEDALRDLEGPGGTHAEVSLSVEADGAARIRDIQPGKLRANVGEESASAVVDIVREGGAPVGRVTLAGLRKAALAADTFGGARSLRTWVFGALLLLAAMRLWICFTPGRPTSVFSGLPGMAARLALLAGTRVALLTWTASASRADPTGIFDPGWFASIRYWGLLRSPGDLVLTAAAVFLSVREVRGRLLAREDRLASASRAHPFLLGLPGLAAAGFVGSLVGFHWTRVLDITRNANASLFEGLDPFAAPPVAALELGLLLGGAAFLMAGDILLTAASGLLSSIPPRIRVIALAVPALLASAVKMGVPDRVAAGDFARPVPALVVLAAFHLVGRRWKRPGTGSVLAVSVLAALANFLPLREGVEHRRRELVELRALEGTESPSPTRHFLLEGALEQFASSGLLRDALDGESRFEEGNLAFMLWAGSPLPRAGAGCSVRIRDASGSAFSAFRLDFPEELAAGTGSGMTGGEERRRFRRTEVEGARVDLYFGEIPVLDGEAVRGSVEVQLAFHDDLRPEEESGRRLARVFGSIPAGEDFLRFARQVPDRIDRYRGDVLVASTDPEGGLGNRVPSVIAEALNDPGAGGRWVERRIGGALYDVYCVREHDGHRTVGYLAYGLRRAGVVSGAYLLARVVLATLVLAAVLVLVAMLGSWVAPNRIPWMDIPRPGFRERVIAGFLLVSLLPTVLLGFAGRELFVQERRKEFRSVLEGNLRVAREILSRRLSDAARNAARSEEVRRLVEEPGGGPEPVEIPSPASADALVVVDADGRVVALSPGGEAGVPLLPVGGAPGATYPGYFRREGTQLFACASIPLAPSDPAGVPRTGAVLAFRRVDDTLVSELERRVGSPLSFFAGGRLAATSRPGLYQSEILSDLVDAPAFVAIELEGARTTLVERRVGAGAFLESCGPLPDETNQPAGMIVALSPFPGAGLDPGATRVLSGIYFLCLFVLAAAILAAVLLAGRLTRPIAALTAGAERVGGGELGHRIATRAGGEIGRLIDSFNAMSRRLATSEARDRERREYIEAIIRHVGSGVVSFDRSGRVATVNEAAARILGVDPGDLIGLRPGDAGKSGVVLAEAVPLFGQNAGEIVREIDLPGVAGGEDRTIRLLGTPLSDRSGVPQGAVVVFEDLTELIRSKKITAWAEMARQVAHEIKNPLTPMKLSAQQLREAWRDRHPKFDRILEESAETIIDRCEALRRIAVEFSDYARMPGRRILREDLGSLLGDAGRLCGEAGRGIELRMDLQKDEMPVRIDRDEVMRLFINLLENAVQAMPDGGRLEIAGKVEGDWAVARIGDTGQGIPAPNLERIFEPSFSTKTGGAGLGLPICRAIMEDYDGSIEITSELGRGTLVELHFPLARGDDPAEGEES